In Acidobacteriota bacterium, a single genomic region encodes these proteins:
- a CDS encoding DEAD/DEAH box helicase translates to MQLLPGAAVYARARRHVVLDVVDHGPCRSVRLVPAAGLGPPVTLISPFDVIRPIAASDVPRPSSPKKAARACAAAVRRSHAASELRAAVDADIRIFDYQLEPAMAIVGGHASRLLLVDEVGLGKTIQAGLILAELRARHLLTRALILTPAGLRDQWAAELRDRFALEVVRIDAGELSDLQRALPPWVNPWTLPRVWLASIDLLKRGELLPQLEHVTWDAVIVDEAHHAARGTDRHAAAALACARARVVVLLTATPHNGDAPAYADLCNLGALEGDDRPLRVFRRRRGDVTAGTAPRRVRVITANSAPAERALRALLRAYAARVRLESGGSAPARLAMIVLRKRALSGPAPLARSLARRLEALSGSAGESSSQQLAFDFGDTLGGELIPDDGEPGEVLSAPGLPDAAREREMLASLLDAARAAIPGASKVSALARALSRASEPVIVFTEYRDTLDDLRRQLAGIGGLEVLHGAMMPAERRQAVARFTAGTARVLLATDAAAEGLNLHYRCRWVVHHEAPWSPVRIEQRNGRVDRLGQSRRVHVWHLVAGGTEEAGILARLARRSSAARLESSAVTTGAAEAARVAQLKRLPPADVRADRPLVARVRPRGASPWLRRGQRLAVFAGTVLDGAGRCVARLYAGIRGHHLSGCRKAASRDLGTAARASIAAHRRFARTLAIRERAIEAALRPSRTPAIQPALFDRRALAEAADRDAEAGRAFDEVALRRSVADGAARQFRVSIALVASFVSR, encoded by the coding sequence GTGCAGTTACTGCCAGGCGCCGCCGTGTACGCGCGGGCGCGCCGTCACGTCGTGCTGGACGTCGTGGATCACGGGCCGTGCCGCAGCGTGCGGCTCGTGCCTGCCGCGGGCCTCGGTCCGCCCGTCACCCTGATCAGCCCGTTCGATGTCATCCGGCCGATTGCCGCAAGCGATGTTCCCCGTCCCTCGAGTCCGAAGAAGGCGGCGCGGGCGTGCGCGGCAGCCGTGAGGCGATCGCATGCCGCCTCGGAGCTCCGCGCGGCGGTGGACGCGGACATCAGGATTTTCGACTACCAGCTCGAACCCGCGATGGCGATCGTGGGCGGGCATGCCTCGCGTCTCCTTCTTGTCGATGAAGTCGGGCTCGGCAAGACGATCCAGGCGGGGCTCATTCTCGCGGAGCTTCGCGCGCGCCATCTGCTCACGCGCGCGCTGATCCTCACGCCGGCGGGCCTTCGCGATCAGTGGGCGGCGGAACTTCGCGATCGGTTCGCGCTGGAGGTCGTGCGGATCGACGCCGGGGAACTCTCCGACCTTCAACGAGCGCTGCCGCCGTGGGTGAATCCGTGGACGCTGCCGCGCGTGTGGCTGGCCTCCATCGACCTGCTGAAGCGCGGCGAGCTGCTGCCGCAGCTCGAGCACGTCACGTGGGACGCCGTGATTGTGGACGAGGCGCACCACGCGGCGCGCGGCACCGACCGGCATGCCGCCGCTGCGCTTGCCTGCGCCCGTGCGCGCGTCGTGGTTCTTCTGACGGCGACGCCGCACAACGGCGACGCGCCGGCGTATGCCGATCTGTGCAACCTCGGCGCGCTCGAAGGCGACGATCGGCCGCTGAGAGTGTTCCGGCGCCGGCGCGGCGACGTGACGGCGGGAACCGCGCCACGCCGCGTGCGCGTCATCACCGCGAACAGCGCGCCCGCCGAGCGTGCCCTGCGCGCGTTGCTGCGCGCTTACGCCGCGCGCGTCCGGCTGGAGTCGGGCGGTTCGGCGCCAGCACGCCTCGCCATGATCGTGCTCCGCAAGCGCGCACTGTCCGGGCCCGCGCCGCTGGCGCGCTCGCTCGCCCGGCGCCTCGAGGCGCTCTCTGGTTCCGCCGGTGAGTCGTCATCGCAACAGCTCGCGTTCGACTTCGGCGACACCCTCGGCGGCGAGCTGATTCCTGACGACGGGGAGCCGGGCGAGGTGTTGAGCGCGCCGGGCCTGCCGGACGCGGCGCGCGAGCGCGAGATGCTGGCGAGCCTGCTCGACGCCGCGCGCGCGGCCATCCCCGGCGCGTCGAAGGTGTCTGCGCTTGCACGAGCGCTGTCACGCGCGAGCGAGCCGGTCATCGTGTTCACGGAATATCGAGACACGCTTGACGATCTGCGGCGCCAGCTCGCCGGCATCGGGGGGCTCGAGGTCTTGCACGGCGCGATGATGCCGGCCGAGCGAAGGCAGGCGGTCGCGCGGTTCACGGCCGGCACGGCGCGCGTGCTGCTGGCCACCGATGCCGCGGCCGAGGGGCTGAACCTCCATTATCGATGCCGGTGGGTTGTCCACCACGAGGCGCCGTGGAGCCCGGTCCGCATCGAGCAGCGGAACGGGCGGGTCGATCGCCTTGGCCAGAGCCGCCGCGTGCACGTGTGGCACCTGGTCGCAGGAGGCACCGAGGAAGCCGGCATTCTCGCACGCCTCGCGCGGCGATCGTCTGCCGCGCGCCTCGAATCGAGCGCCGTGACAACGGGGGCGGCCGAGGCGGCGCGGGTCGCACAGCTGAAGCGCCTGCCGCCCGCGGACGTACGGGCGGACCGGCCGCTCGTTGCGCGCGTTCGGCCGCGCGGCGCCTCGCCCTGGCTGAGGCGCGGCCAACGACTCGCGGTGTTCGCCGGCACCGTGCTGGATGGCGCCGGCCGCTGCGTCGCCCGGCTCTACGCGGGAATTCGCGGCCATCATCTCTCCGGGTGCCGCAAGGCGGCGTCGAGAGATCTCGGCACGGCGGCACGCGCCAGCATCGCCGCGCACCGCAGGTTCGCGCGCACGCTGGCGATTCGGGAGCGCGCAATCGAAGCGGCGCTCAGGCCGTCTCGCACCCCTGCCATCCAGCCGGCGCTGTTCGATCGCCGTGCTCTCGCGGAGGCCGCCGACCGCGACGCGGAGGCGGGCCGGGCGTTCGACGAGGTCGCGCTGCGCCGGTCCGTCGCGGACGGCGCGGCGCGCCAGTTCCGCGTATCGATTGCGCTCGTCGCCTCCTTCGTCTCACGGTGA
- a CDS encoding GAF domain-containing protein, translating to MRPRRWIWLLVAAGALLQAGAWALIRLDLLGHTVGYIAQASVLWILVILFAVFATRRMELLNTRFEEHRQEHQLTLGQMEQMEAQNAVLQVITRTPDVALAFQALARRLANVVPCDRVGLALLKEGGQRFQTFTARVGEDERRNRPRPELEFSMDRSLVGQAVREREPVIVDDLSVAAPDYFDANVLHSAGFRSGMMVPLMSKGRAVGTITLVSRSPHAFRVEHARALEQIAEILAVAYVAQQAQMALARFRTVEAMSELTLSIANEINSALQIIIGHCDLLERSYPDPSLQRDLATVIRQAQRISELLEKMRGSATERLREVAASVNQAGIPSSPEGLIREEPL from the coding sequence ATGAGACCCCGCCGCTGGATCTGGCTGCTCGTGGCGGCCGGCGCCCTGCTACAGGCTGGCGCGTGGGCACTGATACGCCTCGATCTCCTCGGGCACACCGTCGGCTACATCGCCCAGGCCTCTGTTCTCTGGATTCTGGTCATCCTCTTCGCCGTGTTCGCGACCCGGCGCATGGAGCTGCTGAACACGCGCTTCGAGGAGCACCGGCAGGAGCACCAGCTGACGCTCGGCCAGATGGAGCAGATGGAGGCGCAGAACGCGGTGCTGCAGGTCATCACCCGTACGCCGGACGTGGCGCTCGCCTTCCAGGCGCTCGCGCGGCGGCTGGCCAACGTGGTCCCGTGCGATCGCGTGGGACTGGCGCTGCTCAAGGAGGGAGGGCAGCGGTTCCAGACCTTCACGGCGCGCGTCGGCGAAGACGAGCGGCGCAACCGGCCGCGGCCCGAGCTTGAATTCAGCATGGATCGGAGTCTGGTCGGGCAGGCCGTCCGCGAGCGCGAGCCGGTCATCGTGGACGACCTGTCGGTGGCGGCGCCGGACTATTTCGACGCGAACGTGCTGCACTCGGCCGGCTTCAGGTCCGGGATGATGGTGCCGCTCATGTCGAAGGGGCGCGCGGTCGGCACGATCACGCTCGTCTCGCGCAGCCCGCACGCGTTTCGGGTCGAGCACGCGCGCGCGCTCGAGCAGATTGCCGAGATCCTCGCCGTCGCGTACGTCGCGCAGCAGGCGCAGATGGCGCTCGCGCGCTTCCGCACGGTGGAGGCGATGTCCGAGCTGACGCTCTCGATCGCCAACGAGATCAACAGCGCCCTCCAGATCATCATCGGGCACTGCGACCTGCTGGAGCGCAGCTATCCCGATCCGTCGCTGCAGCGTGACCTGGCCACGGTCATCCGCCAGGCGCAGCGCATCTCCGAGCTGCTCGAGAAGATGCGCGGCTCGGCCACCGAGCGCCTGCGCGAGGTGGCGGCCTCGGTCAACCAGGCAGGCATCCCATCGAGCCCGGAAGGGCTGATCCGCGAAGAGCCGCTGTAG
- a CDS encoding N-6 DNA methylase — MMQDASTFGGSLLSRSYLASLAGAQDGRTDASAIRAFRTICRDAASLGRWSAARAVADVFAAPMARLLGFEVRGWRPSADGLFAMTLAAGTEALAMMVAMPAQEGVERIRTRVVAAASAAGLRWAIVSNGRVLALVDCARPHARRWLSADVAACAADPDAAQGLLRVMNARTLAPDASGRAPLEMMIATSEADLRGVRAALQGGVERAALTLTSALSRGRSGGRDVEHLFGEALTVVYRILFLQFAESRGLVPVWHPTYRRAYTVEALREILEAGSDHAGMWDALQAMARLAHRGARAGELVVVPFNGRLFSPAHAPVVASRHIPDRDAAAVVSALTLVERDGGRPDPIPFVDLGVEQLGSIYERVLDFTPERDAATGAATLRRGGPRKSTGTFYTPRALTEFIVRRTLQPLVAGRAPEDILKLKVLDPAMGSGAFLVAACRFLAREYEASLARNGLAGAEDLSPRDRAGFRRLVAQHCLYGVDVNPMAAQLGRLSLWLCSLAADKPLTFLDHRLRVGNSLVGTTLNHVSVRAPGGRGRSSEATLFGPDALESIGRAREIRLALDATPDDTIEDVHRKEELLSTLESRDGPLASWRAICDAWCAAWFMPGITIRGADFAAMSAAARGDAAFSHPAVSRLLERAREIARARRFFHWDLEFPEVLRPDGGGFDAVIGNPPWEMLRGEADAKALLRFSRDSGTFRLQSKGHGNAYQLFLERSLELVRSGGRFGLVLPWGIAADEGSAGLRRALFDKASLDEVVVIDNRDAIFPIHRALKFVALSGTNAGHTPSLRLRPPIRDLADLDRLSSGAAAGSEPAEISRELLGRLSGEVLAIPGVSGAAEVHALDFLTRSAPAASSASGWGLRFGRGLNATDDRALFRESGDGFPVIAGRHISPFHVETAGLPARIPADVARGRLGDAVLRHRLSYRDVSGAGNRTTLVAAIVPPRVVTTHTVFCLRTRLPLDEQLFVCALLNSYVLNFVARTRVGTHVTTAIAHALPLPRPSRSSPVFSRIAGLARALASGPADPQLACRLQAEVAMLFNLDAGTLETILATFPLVPRDERDMVLAAVRARCAI; from the coding sequence GTGATGCAGGACGCGTCGACGTTCGGCGGCTCGCTGTTGTCGCGAAGCTACCTCGCGTCGCTCGCCGGGGCGCAGGATGGCCGCACTGACGCATCCGCGATCCGAGCGTTCAGAACGATCTGCCGCGATGCCGCCTCGCTCGGTCGATGGTCAGCCGCGCGAGCCGTTGCGGACGTGTTCGCAGCGCCCATGGCGCGGCTGCTCGGATTCGAGGTGCGGGGGTGGCGGCCGTCAGCGGACGGGCTGTTTGCCATGACGCTCGCCGCCGGCACGGAGGCGCTGGCGATGATGGTGGCCATGCCCGCCCAGGAAGGGGTCGAGCGGATCCGGACGCGCGTGGTCGCCGCCGCCTCCGCGGCGGGCCTGCGCTGGGCGATCGTGTCGAACGGCCGGGTGCTCGCCCTGGTGGACTGCGCCAGGCCGCACGCCCGGCGATGGCTCTCCGCGGACGTGGCCGCGTGCGCTGCTGATCCGGACGCGGCGCAGGGGCTGCTTCGCGTCATGAACGCGCGCACCCTCGCGCCGGACGCGTCGGGACGCGCGCCGCTCGAGATGATGATCGCCACCTCTGAGGCGGACCTGCGCGGCGTGCGCGCCGCCTTGCAGGGCGGCGTCGAGCGCGCGGCTCTCACGCTCACCTCGGCCCTGTCGCGCGGCAGGAGCGGTGGCCGCGACGTGGAGCATCTCTTCGGGGAAGCGCTCACCGTCGTCTATCGCATCTTGTTCCTTCAGTTCGCCGAATCGCGCGGGCTGGTTCCGGTGTGGCACCCGACCTACCGCCGCGCCTACACCGTCGAAGCGCTGCGCGAGATCCTGGAAGCCGGATCGGATCACGCCGGGATGTGGGACGCGCTGCAGGCGATGGCGCGGCTCGCTCACCGCGGTGCCCGCGCCGGCGAACTGGTCGTCGTGCCGTTCAACGGCCGCCTCTTCTCTCCGGCGCACGCGCCGGTCGTTGCCTCTCGCCACATCCCCGACCGCGACGCGGCCGCCGTCGTCTCCGCGCTGACCCTCGTCGAGCGCGACGGCGGGCGTCCGGACCCCATTCCGTTCGTCGATCTTGGCGTCGAGCAGCTCGGATCGATTTACGAGCGCGTGCTCGACTTCACGCCCGAGCGCGATGCTGCGACCGGAGCCGCCACGCTGCGCCGTGGCGGCCCTCGCAAGAGCACGGGGACGTTCTACACGCCGCGCGCGCTGACCGAGTTCATCGTCAGGCGCACGCTGCAGCCGCTCGTGGCCGGCCGCGCGCCCGAAGACATCCTGAAGCTGAAGGTGCTCGATCCCGCGATGGGCAGCGGCGCGTTTCTGGTTGCGGCCTGCCGCTTTCTCGCGCGGGAGTACGAGGCGTCGCTCGCGCGAAACGGCCTCGCCGGCGCAGAAGATCTGTCGCCGCGCGATCGCGCCGGGTTCCGGCGACTGGTGGCGCAGCACTGCTTGTACGGCGTCGATGTCAATCCGATGGCGGCGCAACTGGGGCGGCTGTCCCTCTGGCTCTGTTCGCTTGCGGCCGACAAGCCGCTCACGTTCCTGGACCATCGCCTGCGCGTTGGCAACAGCCTCGTCGGCACGACGCTGAACCACGTGAGCGTCCGCGCGCCGGGAGGCCGCGGCCGCTCCAGTGAGGCGACCCTGTTCGGGCCAGATGCCCTGGAGTCAATCGGTCGCGCGCGCGAGATCCGGCTGGCGCTCGATGCAACGCCGGACGACACCATCGAAGACGTGCATCGAAAAGAGGAGCTGCTCTCCACGCTGGAGTCCCGCGACGGGCCGCTGGCTTCCTGGCGTGCGATCTGCGACGCGTGGTGTGCGGCCTGGTTCATGCCAGGCATCACCATTCGCGGCGCCGACTTCGCGGCGATGTCGGCTGCGGCCCGGGGCGATGCGGCGTTTTCACACCCCGCGGTGTCCAGGCTGCTCGAGCGGGCGCGCGAGATCGCGCGGGCCCGCCGCTTCTTCCACTGGGACCTGGAGTTCCCCGAAGTGCTCCGCCCTGATGGCGGCGGGTTCGACGCGGTGATCGGCAACCCGCCGTGGGAAATGCTCCGGGGCGAAGCAGACGCGAAGGCGCTCCTGCGCTTCTCGCGCGACTCGGGAACGTTCCGCCTCCAGTCCAAGGGGCACGGCAATGCGTACCAGCTGTTCCTGGAGCGGTCTCTGGAACTGGTGCGAAGCGGCGGCCGGTTCGGTCTCGTCCTGCCCTGGGGAATCGCGGCGGATGAAGGCAGCGCAGGGTTGCGCCGCGCGCTGTTCGACAAGGCCTCGCTCGACGAGGTTGTCGTCATCGACAACCGCGACGCGATCTTTCCCATCCATCGCGCGTTGAAGTTCGTCGCGCTGTCCGGCACGAACGCGGGGCACACGCCGTCGCTGCGGCTCCGGCCGCCCATTCGCGACCTGGCCGATCTCGATCGGCTCTCGAGCGGTGCGGCAGCCGGCAGTGAACCGGCCGAGATCAGCCGCGAGCTGCTCGGCCGCCTGTCGGGCGAGGTGCTGGCCATCCCCGGTGTCTCCGGAGCGGCGGAAGTGCACGCGCTCGACTTCCTCACGAGAAGCGCTCCGGCCGCTTCCAGCGCATCGGGCTGGGGGCTTCGGTTCGGCCGCGGGCTGAACGCGACCGACGATCGGGCCCTGTTCCGCGAATCCGGCGACGGTTTCCCCGTGATTGCAGGGCGTCATATCAGCCCGTTCCACGTCGAGACTGCCGGATTGCCGGCCCGCATCCCGGCGGACGTCGCGCGAGGCCGGCTCGGCGACGCGGTCCTGCGCCATCGCCTGTCGTACCGCGACGTTTCCGGCGCCGGCAACCGGACCACGCTCGTCGCCGCCATCGTTCCGCCGCGCGTCGTGACGACGCACACGGTGTTCTGCCTGAGGACGAGGCTGCCGCTCGACGAGCAGCTGTTTGTGTGCGCGCTGCTCAACAGCTACGTGCTGAACTTCGTGGCACGCACGCGCGTCGGCACGCACGTGACCACGGCAATCGCGCACGCGCTGCCGCTGCCGCGCCCCTCCCGGTCCTCACCGGTGTTCTCGCGGATCGCGGGCCTTGCACGGGCGCTGGCGTCCGGCCCTGCCGACCCGCAGCTCGCCTGCCGATTGCAGGCAGAAGTGGCCATGCTGTTCAATCTCGACGCCGGCACGCTCGAGACCATTCTCGCGACGTTCCCGCTCGTGCCTCGCGATGAGCGTGACATGGTGCTCGCCGCTGTGCGCGCGCGGTGTGCGATATAG
- a CDS encoding M20/M25/M40 family metallo-hydrolase: MILIVLAACAAVRLVAADAPAIDAARVLNHIKVLASDDFQGRKPGTAGEDKTVAYLEAEFAKLGLKPGNTNGTYLQNVPMVGITPEATSLVLEKGGRKLELKYRDDYVAWTKRVTGSVALGASELVFAGYGVEAPEFNWDDFKGVDVKGKTIVVLINDPAVTGPDGRLDPKVFGGEAMTYYGRWTYKFERGAEKGAAGVLIVHETGPAGYGFNVVQGNTGEKLDLVTPDKNMGRAAIEGWLALDTARALFALAGHDFDALKKAATSRDFKPVPLGVTATMSLKNTLRTMDSRNVVAKLEGADPVLKDEYVIYTSHWDHFGVGEPVKGDNIYNGAADNASGVAVTLEIARAFAQATPAPKRSILFLFVTAEEQGLLGSQYYSVMPIYPLEKTLAVINIDVANTWGRTKDMTVIGMGASDLDDYLRDAAREQGRVLRPDPEPEKGFYYRSDHFNFAKQGVPALDPSEGIEFVGKPAGYGMKMRERFTKEDYHTPSDEVKPDWDLSGAAEDAKLFYQAGYRVANAAKFPEWKPGNEFRAIREKSLKK; this comes from the coding sequence ATGATTCTTATCGTGCTCGCCGCGTGCGCCGCCGTCCGGCTGGTCGCGGCCGACGCGCCCGCGATCGATGCGGCGCGCGTCCTCAATCACATCAAGGTGCTCGCGTCCGATGACTTCCAGGGCCGGAAACCCGGCACCGCAGGCGAAGACAAGACGGTTGCCTACCTCGAGGCCGAGTTCGCCAAGCTCGGCCTCAAGCCGGGCAACACCAACGGCACCTACCTTCAGAACGTGCCGATGGTCGGCATCACGCCGGAGGCCACGTCCCTCGTTCTCGAAAAAGGGGGACGGAAGCTCGAGCTCAAGTACCGCGACGACTACGTCGCGTGGACGAAGCGGGTCACCGGCAGCGTCGCGCTCGGGGCGTCCGAACTGGTCTTCGCCGGCTACGGCGTCGAGGCGCCGGAGTTCAACTGGGACGACTTCAAGGGAGTCGACGTCAAGGGCAAGACGATCGTCGTGTTGATTAACGACCCGGCCGTCACGGGCCCGGATGGCAGGCTCGATCCCAAGGTCTTCGGCGGCGAGGCGATGACGTATTACGGCCGATGGACGTACAAGTTCGAAAGAGGCGCGGAAAAAGGGGCGGCCGGCGTGCTGATCGTCCACGAAACAGGGCCGGCCGGCTACGGGTTCAACGTCGTGCAGGGCAACACGGGGGAGAAGCTCGATCTGGTCACGCCAGACAAGAACATGGGACGCGCGGCGATCGAAGGCTGGCTCGCGCTCGACACGGCACGCGCGCTGTTCGCGCTCGCCGGACACGATTTCGACGCGCTGAAGAAAGCCGCCACGTCGCGTGATTTCAAGCCGGTCCCGCTCGGTGTCACCGCGACGATGAGCCTCAAGAACACGCTCCGGACGATGGATTCGAGGAACGTCGTCGCGAAGCTCGAGGGCGCGGACCCGGTGTTGAAGGACGAGTACGTCATCTACACGTCACACTGGGATCATTTCGGGGTCGGCGAGCCGGTCAAGGGAGACAACATCTACAACGGCGCCGCCGACAATGCGTCCGGCGTGGCCGTCACGCTCGAAATCGCGCGCGCCTTTGCCCAGGCGACGCCCGCGCCGAAGCGATCGATCCTGTTTCTCTTCGTCACCGCGGAGGAGCAGGGCCTGCTCGGATCCCAGTACTACTCCGTGATGCCGATTTACCCGCTCGAGAAGACGCTGGCGGTGATCAACATCGACGTCGCGAACACGTGGGGGCGGACGAAGGACATGACCGTGATCGGCATGGGCGCGTCGGATCTCGACGACTACCTGCGCGACGCCGCCAGGGAACAGGGGCGAGTGCTCCGCCCGGATCCGGAGCCGGAGAAAGGGTTCTACTACCGCTCGGATCACTTCAATTTTGCGAAGCAGGGGGTGCCGGCGCTCGATCCCAGCGAGGGGATTGAGTTCGTCGGCAAGCCTGCGGGCTACGGCATGAAGATGCGCGAGCGGTTCACGAAAGAGGACTACCACACGCCGTCAGACGAGGTGAAGCCGGACTGGGATCTGAGCGGCGCGGCGGAAGACGCGAAGCTGTTCTACCAGGCGGGCTACCGCGTGGCGAACGCGGCGAAGTTCCCGGAGTGGAAGCCGGGCAACGAGTTCCGGGCAATCAGAGAGAAATCGCTCAAGAAGTGA